Within Hydractinia symbiolongicarpus strain clone_291-10 chromosome 11, HSymV2.1, whole genome shotgun sequence, the genomic segment TAAAACTGTGCAGATCtattttaaacacaaaatacaGATATTAAGAGACTAACGAGCTGACCTCACGTTGATCGTTAGGTTGAGTGTTTATGTGCAAGTAAATTGCCGAATATGTGGGTGAAGTGATTAGTACAACTTATACTTTGCACGTCTGTTAAATTATTACAGTTAGCTCCCGGTAACTCTGACACTGGTAACTCGAAGTTTTATTATCTATACCTTGAATTTTGGttaatattttcttataaaGAACTCCAGTTAGGTCGAATAGAATGATAATGTTGTCTGTCAACGAAAATTCAATTTACAAGGGACTTGCATGCCTTTTTCATCACCAAGATTACACCTTTTTCCCGGTTGCTGTAACTCGAACTATAATCTCATCTTAAACTAAATTCGGCTTACGGGAGCTTTGtttaactcgaacattcgttaagtgGAATTATTACCCTTCGTCCCTATgaggttcgagttaccgggagttAACTGTGTTCAAATAAGGACTTTTCCGCAACAGCATTGAATTAAAACACAGGGTACAGTCTCGGCCAAAACAATTACccgacattttttattttgcagtttcaaaattaattaaaaaaatataactcaTGTTAACGTATCACGTATTTCTGTTGTTGTATTGCGCGCAGAATACAAGTTATTATTTCAACAAACTTAAAACTTTCAAGTTTCCCAATATGTGTAGTTATCTAACTATATTGAACTTACTAAAAAGTAGCTAAAACATTCTGTAGGAACCAGCTATAATGTACAACTCAGTCTTTACCTAGGTAGCCACATAATCCTATAATCTTGGCTTCGATAAAAAGAACTTAtaacaaactaaataaaatttagCTGACAGAACAGCATATAGCAAGCGTGCGCACTTTGGCAAATTAAGAGACactaacaaaaaaacttttagcgATACAGCGAAAAATGCAGTCGAATAGAATGCTAAAAACGTGatacaatatttttatcttATCATGTAAAAACGacaggttttaataaaaaagatttatatCAGAAAAAGGACAGCTCTAATACATATTCCATGATAAAAAATGTCAACTGAGTTAGCTGTGATTTTTATGTCAATATAAAGTTACCCTTACTAATATTAAAACCACAGGAAGTGTTATGGTTTTGTTATAAATTTAAGTACCGAGATAAACAAGAACTGATGATGAAAACAAAACTGCCGTTGTATTTCTCGTTAGATGAAAAAATAGCAGAACACGTTGTATTTTTTGTTGGACACGTCTTTTTTCTAGccgcttttttttcaaaaagttatAAACTTTTCGCACAACATTTTTGCATGACGTTTGtatgataaaagttttttatttaacaaaaaagagctgtaagaaatcttttaaaatggAAAGCGTAGTAGTTGCGGTTAGTACTGTGGCTCATTAGATACTTCTATTCATTTATTAGCTGTTTTTTTTATGGATCCTAATTTTGGTTTGTAATCATTGAAAAATATTCTTTCTTTAACAACTActgtgatatttttgcacaaggTATTGAGTGTACAATAGAAACCAGGTTGCAAATAAAATAATGTGTTTGTTCAACCGTGTCAATATTATAATGTGCCTGTAATAAAAAGTTTTCCTGTTAGATAAACAAATAGTAGAACACGCTGTGTTTCTAGTTGGGCACGTTTGTGTTCTTGCcgccttttttcaaaaaataaagtttttagccTGTCGACGTGCTGTAGCAAAGTAAAGACACAGAATATACAGAGATGGCAGGTAAGAACTGAACTTAATAACTTATTGTTGAACTTCTGAGATATTTTAACAATTTCATTTATGTGCAAGAAAAGTTCGACAAAAATGTAATGTTAAgttgttttgttaattttttatctttgtacttttaatttatttaacaccCTCTTCCCCAGgtttttttgccttttcttCGCCTTCTtttatatcaaaaagccaaGAATTGCTTAGGACGAGGGTGTGTTATTTAGATTTGTGCTCCAAATTTTAGGTATTTATTTAATGGACGTATAGTTAATAGAACTGTAATAGAGGGTAAAAGCTTTAACCATAACATCCTGGCGCTTTCAGCTTTTGTGTGCACTGCAGTTAACACTGAACTTCCTTTTTACAATGCAATACGAAAATAATCTTTTTGACCTCTTCATAGCTAAGACGGAGGCATTTATTTAAAAGTAGGCGTTTATTCATCATAATGTTTACTTCAGTTTTCGTGCTATTACTAACAAAGTACACGATTTAAAGTTTTTACGGATGTTAGAATTAAGCTttacgttttaaaattttatcccgtctgttaattttgttgttggttTTATGAAGCTTTTTGCCTTATTtggtatttgaaaaaaatagttattattattatatttttgataGTAATACTTGACAATTTCACTCTTCACAAAAGGATCGCTGTATATAACACTGAGCAAGCGTTGGATTTGCACTGTTAATCTAAATTCGTGAAGTAAGACAGAATTAATCAAGAACTTGATAAGCGGTGTGTATGTCAAAATGTGCGTGTAATAagctatgaaaaaaaaataatttgtattcATTATATTCCATAGTGGATTATTATTAATGGTGTGTTTTCATAATGCCATGTGATTAAAAACGagggtgtttttttttaaaatattttaacagtCTTAACGTCACCAACAACACAGAAGTCTATTTGTAGGGAGGTTAGATTAACAGTGCAAATCCAACGCTTGCTCGGTGTATACAGCGATGCTTTCGTGAATAGTTAAAATGTCaagtattataaaaatataacttcTATTTTCAAGTACCAAATAAGGCAAATAGCTTCATAAAACGGGGGAAGTAAGATGTGTAAAATCTGGATTTAACTAATAGTTGTATGTATGACCCCAAAAAACAGGAAAACATTTCCACGGTCTTCTTTATTTCTAATATGAGTTAACGCATAGAGCTCAATGCTTCATTAAGTAACAAAGATGGCGTGTTTTAACATTATATAGACGCTCGACCAATATGTTACGATAAGTAAATTTAAGGACAAGAGACGTaagaaacttcttttctttcaaGGTATGTCAGTAGCATGCACGCTGATGTGTGTGAGACGAAACTTAATGTTTATAATTCTTGCACTTATTCTCATCATTGTTGGCGTTATATTTTTGGCGTATGGCGCTGCAAATTATGAGGAGAAAAGCACAGACAAGAAAACAGAAGaggtacattttttttattctgaatGCTGATTTTAAATTGTAACAAGAAAGGGTCTACCTGCTCAAGAAAAATCGTTTTCTAGCAGTTCTTGCGCGGATTAGTTGATAAAATCACTTTAGCAACGCACGAAATATGTAAACAGATCCCCCGCTGTGGATTTCTCAAAGGGTGTAGCAGCAATTCTTACCTTTTTTCATCAGGTAATTCTAACCAATCAAAATGCCAGTGGGAGTGTTTTTCTACCGTAACGAAGCGCGTGGtttttgtaaactgtgccacacattcagatGAAGCGCTTTACAGTATGTCTTAAATTGAGTGATTTGCAgaacattatggtgtttccggtgtaatatatttttaaaaaaaataggcgCACAACATTATGGTCtttccggtgtaatatattttcccCCAAAAGACCTCTTTACAACtgtagctgaaataaaaacacagtttacaactttGTTATTCCGTTATAGCAAAAACAGTTGcccaaccttttttatttttcagagacCGTTCCcgctaaaagttcaaaaataatattactCTGGGCTGAGGGATTAATACAGGCAAACAATGACACATATCTATAGAGGCATAATACCCTTTCTTGAAAAAAACACTTTATCGTAACTTCGGATAAACAGAAACTCATGAAACAGCCATCATTAACattggactgagcgcttagtaagGCAAACTGTTTGTTCAATGCgtttaggcgtaatacccttttcaaaaaactttattgcaactcacggtttaaataagaacataggaagaacagcctgtcgttagcCTGTCCAGTCAAAAAAATCACTCAGCAATTCTATTTTGCAGATTAACATGGTACTAATAAAGGTTTCGCTACctactaactgcatttagcatatgaaatattgattaagaattttgttgtagctagccaaactgcatttggctacttttacttTTCACAGCCAGAAGTAGCTAAAGAGCTAGCTAGAGAGCCACAACcctaacataaaaataattaaataataattattggtaaatgtttttatagaaattttgatatatatatattaatgatatataataatacataataataataatatagaaaTAGTGGGTCTAGAGTTTATTAATATTGGCACTTTCAGGAACGGTATGGAGTGGTTATTGATGCTGGTGGTTCGGGAACTAGGTTGGTCATTTATAAATATTCTCCTCAAACTAATACGTTGAAAGATGTCAATTTCAAGAAATGCGAAGGTAATTCTTAGTTCCTCTTTTTTAGTGTCTCGTTGTGTACATTAAGAATCgaaaaaataaatctaaacCATTTAACAACTCTttataaattagaaaaaaagacGGTAAAAGTTATCTTTTCCTTACTCCTAGACTTAACCATTTCACTTTGGTACTTCACTCCTACACTTTTACTTTGGTACTTGTCGAATTTCTCCCACCCTCGCCAACGCCCTCAAGGTTCACTTGTTCTAAATATTATGTTCCACTTTTCTATTacacttctttttttattctgttttttataGACAATGGATTGGGCACTTACAAAGTGTCAGAATTTCCTGAATTAAAAAAGACGATAAAAAAGTGTTTAGATGATGCGGATAGAATGATTCCAATAGAAAAAGACGTCCCTATCTTCTTAGGAGCTACTGCTGGCATGCGGTTGCTGAAGTAAGTAATGACAATAAAAACTCAACCATAGTAGTAGCTAGTAGAAACAACACTGGCAACACATTAACTGATTTCTCAGTATTTCCTCCTTAACCCAATTCCTTATGGCTTAAACAAaagatgttttttgaaaaacatcttTTGTTACATACTCTGGCAGAAACCTTCATGGGAGTTTGTATTTACCATTCAAATTCcaaaaatcgcgaaagttttcTTGCGAAATTATTTCTTTCATTTCTTTTCCTGTCGAATGAGCACCTGTATCTTTAATCTTTGGCACCCTAAAATCTGATAAATTTCATAAATCTCCCTCCATTCTCTTCCCGAGAACGTCTGAATTACAATGAGAAGTTGACTTGAAATGGACGATTTGGATTTgtgaaaatctaaaaaaattaaaaatgcattaaaatgtcagtttattttaacattttcagaacattcaaattaaattttgacggGTTGTACGCGAGTTTTTTTTCACGTGCCGCCGGAAATAGTCTAGATGGTAGGACTCGAGCAATTATAGTCTCTTTTTAAACGGTTATTACTCCAGGCTTCGTGCTCAACCTGTATTTGATCAGATCTGGACGATGTTGAACGATACTTTAAAAGAGAGTAACTTCAAAGTTATGATGAGCCAAACCATCACAGGTACACAAGAAGCCCAATGGGCGTGGCTGGCTGCTAACTACATCAAGAAAACATTAAAggtgaattttttatttatcaattatAATTTTATTCAGTATGTTAGTGGCCTCTGACacgcaataaaatttttttaaaaggtggGGTCCACCAAAATATAGGTCAAAATTATAggtattttgttaaatttcaaATCTTTACCTATTGTGATTAGTGCTGACGTCATTCCCCGAAATGTTCAGATTTAAGATATATGGGTTACTCTATGATGAAATGCTATTATTGTCTACAAACGTAGTGCTTTTAGCATCGATTGACAGTTGATTTAATTTTAAAGATTCACCAAATAAGTGTCGCTGTTACATTTTCTTTCAAAAGCATCGGTACTGACAGCAGAGGGATTTAAAACTCTGGTAGACCTTCTTTAGTTATATGGATGTACAAAGGGGTCATAATGATTAGGGAAAATGAATTATAAGAGCCAGGGTATGGCGCAAAATGTTTCACGAATCCTAACTGTTAAATTGACAACTGAGAAGGCAATTCAAAATTACATTACATTTTGAATGTGCCCTTTGTGAAAATTGCATTATTTTAATTTCGACTTTTTTCTCTCTAGGCTAGCGATTCTACTTTTGGAATTATTGATTTTGGCAGTAGCTCCATTCAACTTGCATTTACACCGTCTGGAGACAAAAGCAAACTAGACACTTTTAACATTGATGCTGAAAACATGACGATATATGGGCATTCGTATTTATGTTACGGCAAACGAGAAATGGAAAGGAGATTTCTTGCTAAGCTAGTGACtgtaagaatattatttttttcagtatGTGAATTTCTGAATAAGTTTGTTTATAGAATGAGGTTGGAATTTTCtacaattaaaagtaaacactactctaaaaagtaaaagaagtttcaaagttttttttaatttttacacacTAACATTATATTCTGTTAGAACTAACGTCGCGCTTTTAGTCAAACTTCACCCCGGCCCTGTAATAAACGGCTTAAGTTAATAGATCCTGGGTACGTGGGCGTATCCAATGATTTTAgaactttaagaaataaataataaaaacaggaTTTTAGCCATTGATCAGAGCGAGAAAGATGTATGTAGCGAAAAGGATATCAATCTGTTTaatttaaacttaaaatttccttttttgttCATTGAACGGCGATATGTGTAATGACCCGAAAAAGAACTTTTTGCGAAAGTACGGACCCATGACTTGTTGTGTGTGTAGTTTAAAACGTTACAAGATTTATAGAACATTCTTAACGAAATAGCAACAAAACAACTTTAGttcttcatcttctttttctttaggATGCATCTTTTAACTCAACGGTGCAGAATCCATGTTTCTTTTCtggctacaaaaaaaattattcctctTCATTTCTATGGGCAAGTCCTTGCAGCTCAGGACCATACGCAAAAGACAAGTTAGGTGTGATACACGTAATTTGGATTGGAACTCTTGCGCTAATTTTTTTAGTGCAAGAAGCTTTTTATTGTCCCTATatttaatacccgtatacgtctatttatctgtcacgcaaaatggtaaccacagCAGGGAGACACGAAATACGATGAATTAAGGCCATCGACTAGTACAATCAATTCTCCAATTTTTAGTACTCAGTCTTTGCTGGAAGGATGAGTtcattaaaacataaaaaacgaaTCAATTATAAAAATAGAGGATAGTGCTTCAacgtttctttttataaaaaaccttCCATACTAATTCCCGTATTATGAATAgacataaatatttttcatcaaatcctgtttatttttttaggaagTGAGTATCCTGGGCCAGCTGACAAAAACAGAACATATACGCTACAAGGGACAGGCAACTCCTCACAATGCTTGAATGTTATACAAAGCTTAATAAAGACAACGTGTAGCAGTGGTGATTGCGGTATGAATGATGTCTTCCAGCCAAAAGTAGAAGGAAAATTTTTGGTAATTATATTGCTTATATCGTTAGTAACGTCATAGTCACAAGAGTCATTGTGACTATGGTAACGTTCATTTGTATTTGTCAACATgtgatttatttttgtttgttatgtcGCAGTAACTTTTTGAATGCAGaattttgtctttttatttACAGCATTTCGTGTGTTATTGGTAGTGGTATTCGTTTTTTTTCAGGCTTTGACTGTTTTTCGTTACGCAGCAGATTTTATGAGTATTTCTAGCACTGCATCACGACAAGTATTAAAAAACGCGACAGAAAAAACCTGTGCTACAAATTGGAAAGAAGTGAGTCTAATAAACTTTTATAAGTAACTTTAATTTACATTTTATACTAATTGCTGATTTTAGTCTCAGTTTGTTAAAATGTTACTGAGATGCGTAGAATtcaatatttgcaaaatttcaGCTGTACACGTGCTATTATTCGTTAGAAACACTTGCAGAATACTTGTTAGTTATTCAGGTTTGAACATTTGTTGTGAACTTTCTAAATTTTTAGCCTGATTAGTAGCGTACTATTGGCCCTAAATGTCAGTCTCGTCATTAGCAACTCAGCTGCGTATATAAAAGTAACAACGGATCATAGATGAGTCATTACCTTCGCAGAACAAAGTTGGCGTTTAAGACTTCAGATAAAAATTAGCGAAATCTGCGCAAAATTGAAGTTGATTGAAAAGTTTAGCAAACAAAATAATTCCCGGATAGGCATGAGTTTTCTTCTAAAACTTACTTTTTAGTTATAAGTAATTCAAAGTCAACGCGAAACTGTTGTTTTTACATCCCAGTACCTATTTTAAACGATCATTCGCTTAAAAACATAGATTTCTGATAATAACCAATCAGAATCCATCACATTACCAGACGGGTCCACAGCCACTTATCTCAAAGTTCTTTGGAAACAAGAATGTCCCAGTTCCAATATTCAAAGTTGACTGAAAAACCTAACCTGATTTCCTTAGCTATTTTTCAACACTTAATGTTTACATTTAGATCTCATCACGTGATATTCCAGGGACACCTGTCAAGTATCGAGGTAGTCGTTGTTTTGACGCATGGTATAGTTATTTCTTATTAACTGACGGATTTAAATTTGACGACGCCTCTTGGAAGTTGGAATATGTGAATAAGGTAGGTTTTTATTTGACACATTCCGGTAGAatgttggtaaaaaaattaaagtaagcAGAGCCATTTGACAGGGAAGATTCAATGTTTTATGTcagtaataaattaaaaataaaaataaaacaatatttttttaggtaAATGGTCAAAAGCTTCAGTGGTCACTTGGTTTAATGTACATGAAAAAAGACAACATGTTCAAAAATATAAGAAGCtacattttacaaaaaatcacaagGAAGCAAGGCATGCTGGGATTAGCTGTGTTTGGTGCTCTTTTATTGGTTATTGGGATAATTATTCTGATCATTGCTATTATATGCAGAAGAAAGAAAGGACAATTACCTGTGAGTGGAGAAGAATAACTGAAAATGACTTATCGCCTCTTCACCTTTCTTTAGTTCAATTCACGATGCACAGTTTTGTAGATTAGATAATAACAATCATAACGTGTAAATGGACCTTCTAGACTTCGAATTTATCTTGGATATATTAGATGAGGGATTCACTGACCAATTCTAGCTTACAAAAGACTTGTCATTACTTTCTGGTATTTAGCTACTGAAGATCCGTTTCAATCACTTCAATTTCAATATCGCATCTCTTTAAATACAGTTTTTGTATAATTTATCGGGATAAATTTTCGCCGGGATTAAATTTCGCGGATTTCGGATTTCCGAAACTAAGTCCCCGCGAAAATCTGGAAACTAGCCGTCCGCCAAAATTTGTCCCCgcgaaatttttaattattatctgATCTGCGAGCTTTATATAGGAAAATTTCCATAAAAATTTCATGGTCAAAATTCTCTTACTTCCTTTGTCACCTCCCTGTTTTCCCATAAGGTAATAACCAATAAACGCGATTTGTGTATTTTATTGTGGCGGCTGTTTGTATTAAAACCCCATTTGTTCAAATCTCAGATACTTAAACCAGTACTGATAATTGACCCTTAAAATACACTAcctaaacaaagaaagcaactGGTGAGCAACACCCCTACCTGAAGGAAATTAGACGGTTTAGAAAACAGGTGTTATCAAAATAACGTTCTTTTGATGCAATTTCCTATTGtaaatctaaaatttaaattaaatgttaATGAATCTAgagatttaaaaagttttctgCGCAGTGGGTCCTAACCATTGTGTCTTCCTTGTAACCTCCTCTTCCATGTAAAAACATGTGACTACGCAGAGTGTCAAATCATTCGCGGGAAAATTTGTGATGATCATGTCAATGATTTTGCGAAAAATAACTTGCGATGTGTAGGGGTTAATTATTTACTTAAGTTGCGCAGGGAAGAGTGGTTGATGCGCAACGCATATCGCTGGGAAACAAATGTTTTGAACGAATGTATATTTTCTTTTGTGGTGGGAATGTTCAAACTAAttcagttttttattatttcaagatCAGGGTGTCTAAAAAGTTGATctttatttttctgacattttctTTCCCTAGCTTATTTCAAGAAACAAAGGATAAAACAAACACAGTCTgataataaaaactaaaatacaaGACATTAAAATCAACAAGACGTAtcatatacgcaaacaacctcgcgaataaagtttataaaaagctaACTATCAAATTTTGGTTTCTGTTACGAATTTAGACACGAATATTTTGCAATTGATTTGTGAGAACTTCATGAActaaaattcctcgaaatttccATTATCGTTAAGTCAGTTTGGGGTAAACTGACtaacaggaagaagaaagaccacaagctccagttaaaattttgcgaaattcagtaattcagtaacccccccccccccccccacattcccaaaaaaaaccaacaaacaaacggggtataagaaagtcactcagtaagaaaaagtaaaaaaaattaaaaataatacacgGTCTTAAATGTTCGGGCGAAAAATAGctgcagttaaaaaaatattaccagAACTGTCAAACAGCAAACTTAGATGAAAAGAATCCTGTACACTTATGGCGCGGAGACAAATAACAAGCAGGCAATCAGAGAATTTACGTTTTTTAGAGTGTTTCCGAAATCATATTTCTCTATTTTGGCGTGTCATTAGCGTAGCGAAAAGAATTTCGTTctcgtcattatttataaatGGTGGAGCGTCTTTGTGTTTTTTCTCTTACATATTTTTGTGGAGATTTTATTTTTGGCAGACTACttccaggcatttggggagaccttaattctgcctacattcacattggaaaactttggtggaaacacattTACTTTGCCAGTTTGTTAAGTAAAGCTTTTGAAGTCACCATTATgttcggcatacttttttttttaactttgccaaattttgtctaaaataaagtagttttaatttttggaccagttTTGgcttaaaatgacatttaggtgacaaaaattaaaattatgatgtcactattattttcagcatactctttttgttaactgtggcaaattttgtcgaaaacgaatacaaattttggcctgatacgtcatttagatgacttccaagtacttagaaagtttaggtacgaagtttaaatctgtgacgttgcaattgaccatttggggcgatatagtaaaaagaaaaaaaaaagtaaaaatagttaccaagatgaaattcgaacacacgacttaCTCGTGTCGGctctcagagaggcaaaaatttctattcttgtaggacacatttgcgttttaatacaagctcactagcttgtaataaaaattaaaagcacaTGGATTGCAGACTTTGGATGTTTCGTAGCCCCTTAAACAATAATTACACTAAACCTTAACAAGGATgatataaagaatttttttaactcgTAAAAGAAATACCAGATTATATAAAACTCACGAGAATTAACTTTTGGAGAATTGcctatatttcatttttttgtttgcaggaTTTAACCAATAGTTCCTTGAAagtatttttcaataaaaaccTACGCAAGTATACATTTTAGCTACATGAGAGAAAGTCAGTGAATCAATGGATATCAAAAACCCCAAACTATATTGATGACTCCTCCTTCCTTAATTCAGATGATAAAAGGAAAACACATCCATTGAGAAAAAAACGCACTAACACGGCAGTTCTATTTTACCAACCATTCtaaattatttatgtttttcacTTAAACTCTTGAGATAGAACTTCTGTCCTTTATGGCCTCCGGATTATTCTTTCGACTAACCAAAAAGAGGCCTGGGTAAAAAATTAATGtcagcatttaaaaaaaattggttaaaattatattatttaaaattagttaataatttcctttttctaaattttaaatacttcACAAAGTTCTCGCACTATTAACATAAACACACCtccaaaataacttaaaatttatgtaaaatcgATTTACAAAACACTCTTATAAAAGCACGCGAAATGTTAACTTCTTTAATCGGTATGATGCGATTGCTTTTCTTTTAGCCTGACACTTCTTCGTAGAGGTTGGCTTTTCGTTTTCTTCTTGCCTTCGTCATCATTTCCATATACTAATTCCTTAATGAAGGGGAAGCGTAGAAGGAACATACGCCAAACAACAAACCAacctaaaattaacaacaaaccaAATTAGCAAGTCAACTAAAGAAACTTAGGATATGTCTGGGTAATTGTGTTTTCTAAACAGAACTGGGACCAACTAAAAACTCGTTATCACGTGCACTGCGAGTTAAGAGTGTAAATGCAGAATAACAGAATAAAATCACATAAAGTTACCTAATACAACCAACAGAATAACAACAATAATTCCAAAAACCAAACCAGAAAATGCCAAAATGGTATCTTTAACTGCGTTGATTCTTTCATCTGTAAAATACGCTTTTATTTCATCCATTTCAAGTTATTTATTCTTCAGCTAAAAATAATAGGATTCTGAAAAAAGATCAACAAATAGTTTTATGTGAAACACCCTTAGACTTGAAAACCTTTTTAGACTGAGAACCTTCTAAAACCAATCACATAGCATATGAGTCACAATGacataacaaaattataaaaacaatccAAGACACATCTTGTTCTAAAAGTCATGTACCAAAAACACGTTTAAACTTAAATTGCGATTTGTGTACTTTTCTAACGTAACAAGCAAAACATGTGAATTCAGTCTCCTTAAATAAGAGAAAATGATAAAACCTACATGTAATTCccgttttaaataaagcaagaggagatatattttatatttattgctaCAACACAAATCCTTTATTGTTTATAAAGGTCTGTAACATCTTCTTGATTCTTTCGTACGAATCTTAATATATCGTATTATCTCAAATAAACgcaaactttatgaaaattgtACACGATCTACCTTATTCGTTTTAATCGTGCGAAATAAGTTTCGCGCGGCAAAAAATTC encodes:
- the LOC130613749 gene encoding ectonucleoside triphosphate diphosphohydrolase 2-like; amino-acid sequence: MAGMSVACTLMCVRRNLMFIILALILIIVGVIFLAYGAANYEEKSTDKKTEEERYGVVIDAGGSGTRLVIYKYSPQTNTLKDVNFKKCEDNGLGTYKVSEFPELKKTIKKCLDDADRMIPIEKDVPIFLGATAGMRLLKLRAQPVFDQIWTMLNDTLKESNFKVMMSQTITGTQEAQWAWLAANYIKKTLKASDSTFGIIDFGSSSIQLAFTPSGDKSKLDTFNIDAENMTIYGHSYLCYGKREMERRFLAKLVTDASFNSTVQNPCFFSGYKKNYSSSFLWASPCSSGPYAKDKLGSEYPGPADKNRTYTLQGTGNSSQCLNVIQSLIKTTCSSGDCGMNDVFQPKVEGKFLALTVFRYAADFMSISSTASRQVLKNATEKTCATNWKEISSRDIPGTPVKYRGSRCFDAWYSYFLLTDGFKFDDASWKLEYVNKVNGQKLQWSLGLMYMKKDNMFKNIRSYILQKITRKQGMLGLAVFGALLLVIGIIILIIAIICRRKKGQLPVSGEE
- the LOC130613751 gene encoding small integral membrane protein 13-like, producing MDEIKAYFTDERINAVKDTILAFSGLVFGIIVVILLVVLGWFVVWRMFLLRFPFIKELVYGNDDEGKKKTKSQPLRRSVRLKEKQSHHTD